One window of Saprospiraceae bacterium genomic DNA carries:
- a CDS encoding transcriptional regulator, which yields MIAVLTGDIVSSRTRPQRIWLPQLKGILSQYGTEGKNWEVYRGDSFQIAVKANLALQLAFHIKAGIRQKPGLDVRIGIGLGKQSSKIVKITEASGEAFVKSGQCFDGLKKQNLAILSGETDLDRSLNVMFSLALRTMNEWSVAVSKVIVQNLENPGKSQLEIAKKMKNLKAR from the coding sequence ATGATTGCAGTCTTAACAGGAGATATCGTGTCCTCCCGAACCAGGCCACAGCGCATTTGGTTGCCCCAGCTTAAAGGGATCCTGAGCCAATATGGAACGGAGGGCAAGAACTGGGAGGTTTACAGGGGCGATAGTTTTCAGATCGCGGTAAAAGCGAACTTGGCTTTGCAATTGGCTTTTCACATCAAAGCGGGGATCAGGCAAAAGCCCGGATTGGATGTGCGAATAGGTATCGGACTCGGAAAGCAATCCTCGAAAATCGTTAAAATCACTGAAGCCTCCGGAGAGGCATTTGTCAAATCCGGTCAATGTTTTGATGGCTTAAAAAAGCAAAATTTGGCTATTTTGTCGGGAGAAACGGATTTGGACAGGAGTTTGAATGTGATGTTCTCATTGGCTTTACGTACCATGAATGAATGGAGTGTTGCCGTAAGTAAAGTCATCGTCCAGAATCTGGAAAATCCTGGAAAAAGTCAATTGGAAATCGCTAAAAAAATGAAAAATCTCAAAGCACGGTGA
- a CDS encoding DUF3307 domain-containing protein, whose product MSSLLLLILAHLLGDFVMQPEKWVKDKADRKGRSVYLYLHILIHTALLFFLLNFDLNYWPVFAIIAGTHYLIDLMKVSLSGKWNHKLLFFVDQVLHFIVLFAVAHYYFSINFSTAFLFQDTTILFIVELICVTRVSSVIMMFLLDSWKFEDAGADDSLKNAGKYIGMLERLFVFGFIVLNQWSAIGWLMAAKSVFRFNDLSRAKDRKLTEYFLIGTLVSFGLAIAFALLYQYFLKEISSPIN is encoded by the coding sequence ATGAGTAGTCTGCTCTTGCTGATATTGGCTCATCTTCTTGGTGATTTTGTTATGCAGCCTGAAAAATGGGTAAAAGATAAAGCTGATCGTAAAGGCCGATCTGTTTATTTGTATCTGCATATTCTCATTCATACTGCATTGTTGTTTTTCCTTTTGAATTTTGATTTGAACTATTGGCCTGTCTTTGCGATCATAGCTGGAACTCATTACCTCATCGACCTGATGAAAGTTTCGTTGAGCGGGAAGTGGAATCATAAATTATTATTCTTTGTGGATCAGGTATTGCATTTTATCGTTTTGTTTGCGGTCGCCCATTATTATTTTTCGATTAATTTTTCAACAGCGTTTCTGTTTCAAGATACAACCATCCTGTTTATTGTGGAATTGATTTGTGTGACCAGGGTCTCATCGGTAATTATGATGTTCTTGCTGGATTCCTGGAAATTTGAAGACGCCGGTGCAGATGATTCACTCAAAAATGCAGGCAAGTACATTGGGATGCTAGAGCGCTTATTTGTTTTTGGATTTATTGTCTTAAATCAATGGTCTGCGATCGGGTGGCTGATGGCCGCAAAATCGGTTTTCAGATTTAATGATCTTTCGAGGGCGAAAGACCGAAAACTTACCGAATATTTTCTGATAGGCACTTTGGTTAGTTTTGGATTGGCTATTGCATTTGCATTGTTGTATCAGTATTTTTTAAAGGAGATCTCATCACCTATAAACTGA
- a CDS encoding response regulator transcription factor: MQNLKISIFDDNKPRRDLLQLLINSTTGFSCKNVYNDCRNVLKEIAANTPDIILMDINMPHVDGIEGLKLIKSQFPRIKILMQTIFEDEDKIFKAIVAGADGYILKKTSPDKLIDAIRDLAEGGAPMTPTVAKQVLTLFNNKHHHIPKNDFNLTARESEILKFLVEGYSYKKIAEECNVSYATVNSHICHIYEKLHVSSGTEAVAKVLEYRIIRDK, encoded by the coding sequence GTGCAAAATCTAAAAATATCCATTTTTGATGATAACAAACCCAGAAGGGATTTATTGCAATTGTTAATCAATTCAACGACAGGCTTTAGTTGTAAAAATGTCTATAATGACTGTCGCAATGTACTAAAAGAAATTGCAGCAAATACACCGGATATTATTCTCATGGATATTAATATGCCGCATGTAGATGGTATTGAAGGATTGAAATTGATAAAGAGCCAATTTCCTAGAATAAAAATCCTCATGCAAACCATTTTTGAAGATGAGGATAAAATATTTAAAGCTATTGTTGCCGGGGCCGATGGTTATATACTGAAGAAGACTTCACCAGATAAGTTGATTGATGCCATAAGGGATTTAGCTGAAGGAGGAGCTCCGATGACGCCTACCGTAGCCAAGCAGGTCCTGACCTTGTTTAACAATAAACACCATCACATTCCAAAAAATGACTTTAACCTTACTGCACGCGAATCAGAAATACTGAAATTCCTAGTAGAAGGCTATAGTTATAAAAAGATTGCAGAAGAATGTAACGTATCTTATGCAACAGTGAATTCACATATCTGCCATATCTATGAGAAATTACATGTCTCTTCTGGGACGGAAGCAGTAGCGAAAGTACTGGAATACAGGATCATCCGAGATAAATAA
- a CDS encoding tail fiber domain-containing protein, with protein MKMKLLLLANLIAILCSVKPVSAESVHPVATHKMSLIAPPYYGELSVSDGTASQTLTTQNVWYKLTGFTTNGESSETTPDHINDKITVTNGDYYQVSLSGNIVVTKSEVFKLAIYVDGVALPEATQQFLDKDKDNENALSIKAIAYIGAGKAVEVYATCTSNNGKTVIMRYTTLIVSSVKGETGAQGPQGETGPQGEQGIQGEQGIQGEQGEQGPTGPEGPAGPQGEQGEQGIQGEQGIQGEQGEQGEQGEQGPTGPEGPAGPQGEQGEQGIQGEQGIQGEQGEQGPTGPEGPAGPQGEQGVQGETGPAGPQGPVGPQGNVGATGPQGPQGPAGLLTPGTAVGNTPYWNGSQWVVNSSNIFNNGGNVGIGTSTPGAKLEVAGADALINGLRVGKGSGTGNENTAVGNAALQNNTTGSRNTTLGSACLLNNTTGSDNVGIGRMALLSNTIGSSNVGIGGNAMLSNTTGSFNIAIGSQPLPANTTGSANIAMGNGALYRNTTGGDNIALGYFTLWNNTTGNSNVGLGASVLNANTTGSQNTGTGILSLESNTTGYNNTANGIFSLQSNTTGFNNTAVGINSLRSNTTGNNNTALGSGANVASGNLSNATAIGANAVVSASNSLVLGSGANVGIGTTSPTAKLEVDGGDALINSVRVGRGNGNLIENTAVGYEALQNSASGENTAIGKHTLKSLTTGFGNTAVGSSSMSGAVSGHQNTALGWKSLESNATGGANTAIGSWTLLRNTSGVGNIGLGNYALINNDNGNWNVAVGYESLGGNTSGTDNVAVGRASLYSNTTGQNNSVLGARAMSFNETGILNTACGTQALQDNVSGSRNSAFGFRANVGAGDLTDATAIGADAIVDASNKVRIGSGYVTSIGGQVGWTIYSDARVKDQVKENVPGLKFINALKPVTFHYNIAKQNKLMGIESKIESRDRSEIEEIPFTGFLAQDVDAAAQRIGYNFSGIDRTGKIMGLRYADFVVPIVKAVQELSDKVETMNAPAVADQVKMTALENQVNDQKQIIGDQQKQIDDLNSKLDQVLNKLNAFDESLSKCCTQAGDQHGFNEGDAPRLEQNVPNPFGHSTYIKFYIPKASKSAKLMITDERGSVVMEFDQLEKGFGTVNIQSSSFASGTYYYSLVIDDRKVETKSMIFNY; from the coding sequence ATGAAAATGAAGCTTTTACTCTTGGCAAATTTGATTGCTATTTTATGCTCAGTGAAACCTGTGTCAGCGGAAAGCGTCCATCCTGTCGCAACACATAAAATGAGCTTAATAGCACCTCCTTACTATGGAGAACTATCTGTGAGTGATGGGACTGCATCGCAAACGCTGACTACTCAAAATGTTTGGTATAAGCTCACTGGTTTTACAACCAATGGGGAGAGTTCTGAAACTACTCCGGATCATATCAATGATAAGATTACTGTAACCAATGGCGATTATTATCAGGTCAGCTTATCTGGAAATATTGTTGTAACAAAAAGCGAAGTGTTCAAACTGGCTATCTATGTTGATGGAGTTGCGCTTCCAGAAGCTACTCAACAATTTTTAGATAAAGACAAAGATAATGAAAATGCATTATCAATTAAAGCCATTGCGTACATCGGTGCAGGAAAGGCCGTGGAGGTTTATGCTACATGTACATCAAACAATGGTAAAACTGTAATAATGCGGTATACAACTTTAATTGTATCGTCTGTAAAAGGAGAAACCGGAGCACAGGGACCACAAGGAGAAACCGGACCACAAGGAGAACAAGGAATACAAGGCGAACAAGGAATCCAAGGCGAGCAAGGAGAGCAAGGCCCAACAGGTCCAGAAGGTCCAGCAGGCCCCCAAGGAGAACAAGGCGAGCAAGGAATACAAGGCGAACAAGGAATCCAAGGCGAGCAAGGAGAGCAAGGCGAGCAAGGAGAGCAAGGCCCAACAGGTCCAGAAGGTCCAGCAGGCCCCCAAGGAGAACAAGGCGAGCAAGGAATACAAGGCGAACAAGGAATCCAAGGCGAGCAAGGAGAGCAAGGCCCAACAGGTCCAGAAGGTCCAGCAGGCCCCCAAGGAGAACAAGGCGTGCAAGGTGAAACAGGTCCAGCGGGTCCACAAGGCCCCGTCGGTCCACAAGGAAATGTTGGTGCAACAGGCCCACAAGGTCCTCAAGGACCAGCTGGTTTACTCACTCCAGGTACAGCAGTAGGAAATACACCATACTGGAATGGTTCACAGTGGGTAGTCAATTCCAGTAATATTTTTAACAATGGAGGGAATGTTGGAATCGGAACATCTACACCTGGAGCAAAGCTGGAAGTAGCTGGAGCGGATGCCTTGATTAATGGTCTAAGAGTAGGAAAAGGCAGTGGTACAGGAAATGAAAATACTGCTGTTGGTAATGCCGCTTTACAAAATAACACAACAGGAAGCAGGAATACTACATTAGGTTCTGCATGTCTTTTAAATAACACAACAGGTTCTGATAATGTCGGGATTGGAAGAATGGCATTGCTTAGTAATACCATAGGGTCTTCCAATGTTGGAATTGGAGGTAATGCAATGCTATCCAACACGACCGGTAGTTTCAATATTGCAATAGGGAGTCAACCTCTTCCAGCAAACACTACTGGAAGCGCAAACATAGCAATGGGAAATGGTGCATTATATCGAAATACCACAGGTGGTGATAATATTGCTTTAGGATATTTTACCCTTTGGAACAATACAACAGGCAATAGCAATGTCGGCTTAGGTGCTTCTGTTCTTAATGCTAATACAACCGGAAGTCAAAATACCGGGACAGGTATTTTATCACTTGAAAGTAATACAACAGGTTATAATAATACAGCTAATGGTATTTTTTCATTGCAAAGTAATACAACAGGATTTAACAACACTGCTGTCGGTATTAACTCTTTGCGGTCAAACACCACCGGAAACAATAATACTGCTTTGGGTTCTGGAGCTAATGTTGCATCGGGCAATTTGAGCAATGCCACCGCTATAGGTGCTAATGCTGTGGTCAGTGCAAGCAACAGTCTAGTGCTTGGATCTGGTGCTAATGTAGGCATCGGTACAACATCACCTACTGCAAAACTTGAAGTAGATGGAGGTGATGCATTAATTAATAGCGTTCGGGTTGGCAGAGGAAATGGAAATCTTATTGAAAATACTGCAGTGGGATACGAAGCTTTGCAAAATAGTGCCAGTGGAGAAAACACTGCGATAGGTAAGCACACACTTAAATCACTTACCACTGGATTTGGCAATACAGCTGTTGGATCAAGTTCGATGTCTGGTGCCGTTTCAGGTCATCAAAATACAGCATTAGGTTGGAAGTCCCTCGAGAGTAATGCGACAGGCGGTGCAAATACCGCAATCGGAAGCTGGACCCTATTAAGAAATACCTCAGGCGTAGGTAATATAGGTTTAGGAAACTATGCATTGATAAATAATGATAATGGAAATTGGAATGTTGCAGTTGGTTATGAGTCACTAGGAGGTAATACAAGTGGCACCGATAATGTGGCCGTAGGTAGAGCATCGCTATATAGCAATACAACAGGACAAAATAACTCTGTTTTAGGGGCAAGAGCTATGAGTTTTAATGAAACAGGCATTCTCAATACCGCCTGTGGTACACAGGCTCTGCAAGATAACGTTTCAGGAAGCAGAAACTCAGCCTTTGGATTCAGGGCTAATGTAGGAGCAGGTGATCTAACCGATGCAACTGCAATTGGTGCTGATGCAATTGTCGATGCTAGCAACAAAGTTCGCATTGGTAGTGGATATGTCACCAGTATCGGTGGTCAAGTTGGCTGGACTATTTACAGCGATGCAAGGGTAAAAGATCAGGTTAAGGAAAACGTTCCGGGGTTGAAATTTATTAATGCCTTGAAACCTGTGACCTTCCATTACAATATTGCTAAGCAGAATAAATTGATGGGAATTGAATCGAAGATTGAAAGTAGAGATCGCAGTGAAATTGAAGAAATTCCATTTACAGGATTCCTTGCTCAGGATGTCGATGCAGCAGCTCAAAGAATTGGATATAACTTTAGCGGTATAGACAGAACCGGAAAAATTATGGGTTTACGTTATGCTGATTTCGTAGTACCAATTGTAAAAGCGGTGCAAGAACTTTCCGATAAAGTAGAAACTATGAATGCTCCCGCAGTAGCTGATCAGGTAAAAATGACAGCTTTGGAAAATCAGGTCAATGATCAAAAACAAATCATCGGTGATCAACAAAAACAAATCGATGATTTGAATTCAAAGCTGGATCAAGTACTCAATAAGTTGAATGCATTTGATGAGTCTCTGTCCAAATGTTGTACACAAGCCGGAGATCAGCATGGATTCAACGAAGGCGATGCACCAAGACTGGAGCAAAATGTTCCTAATCCATTTGGTCATTCTACTTACATCAAATTTTATATACCCAAAGCTTCTAAATCTGCTAAGTTGATGATTACGGATGAACGCGGAAGTGTGGTGATGGAATTTGATCAACTTGAAAAGGGTTTCGGTACGGTCAATATCCAATCTTCCAGCTTTGCAAGTGGTACGTACTATTATTCTTTGGTTATCGACGATAGAAAGGTTGAAACGAAGAGTATGATCTTTAATTATTAA
- a CDS encoding IgGFc-binding protein has protein sequence MPKQDLSKVANFGIKNVYLQIVQDKNRVISNCSLCWRLFCIFCLSVIWRHSAFAQYYNEHHIAPAPWLYWHDANEIILATPSDTNINIEVRKSDGTFLTTLTAKEGMPAVFRPTGNFRDVNRYPLNSIIKGAGIHLKSDQIFSVNVRNVASDQLGTDAYIKGNASLTSLGNPGIGLAFRVGYYRDGPLPSELPVYTIMAIYDQTQVSINGVQTIELHAGECYLFRSAIGSLVEASKPCVMNTSAFMDAPGGCGDGTFDQIPPVSSLGNRYFIVRTQGNSISEQSSIVAVEDSTTITINRFNASGGFLTSTMSILPTAGNFLTISNGDGATPFSVAEIVSDKKLAVFTGSAQSCEVDISTSFPVSSPCNGSNFVETSQFKAYRGNDLPYFCYILLEDANAQVNFNGADLETIVSIRKQIGSTNWYMINFNSNQVGNPKTISISSSVKLYVAIIQIGGGFSMSATFSNLIEQPALPNVLYIKQGECPTGSALLTAGSKGTQYQWYLDGKVISGANDSFFLATQAGVYHISELLPCGEFQESAPVSVVFDSIPSGRLSVEACGFFSWNDSTYTESGTYSILTQNASGCDSLAKLDLRIHKTSQTPLFEVSCEQFTWQARNETYDKKRNLSRYPGQSIWM, from the coding sequence ATGCCCAAGCAGGATCTCTCTAAAGTGGCCAATTTTGGCATTAAAAATGTATATTTACAGATTGTACAAGATAAAAATCGGGTGATAAGCAATTGTAGTCTGTGTTGGAGGTTGTTTTGTATCTTTTGCTTGAGTGTTATTTGGAGGCACTCTGCATTTGCGCAATATTACAATGAACACCACATCGCTCCTGCTCCCTGGTTGTACTGGCATGACGCGAATGAAATCATTCTGGCCACACCTTCTGATACCAACATCAATATCGAAGTCCGCAAAAGCGATGGGACATTTCTCACCACGCTTACTGCTAAAGAAGGTATGCCAGCGGTTTTCAGACCCACAGGAAATTTCAGAGACGTTAACCGCTATCCTTTAAATTCTATAATTAAAGGCGCCGGGATTCATTTAAAAAGCGACCAGATCTTTTCAGTTAACGTTCGAAATGTAGCTTCTGACCAATTAGGTACTGATGCCTACATCAAAGGAAATGCTTCTTTAACCAGCCTTGGGAATCCTGGTATCGGGCTAGCATTCAGGGTAGGTTATTACCGCGACGGACCCTTGCCTTCAGAATTGCCGGTCTATACGATCATGGCAATCTATGACCAAACGCAAGTCTCTATTAATGGGGTGCAAACAATTGAACTGCATGCAGGGGAATGTTATTTGTTCAGAAGTGCAATAGGATCACTGGTAGAAGCAAGTAAACCTTGTGTCATGAATACCAGTGCTTTTATGGATGCTCCGGGAGGTTGTGGCGACGGTACGTTTGATCAAATACCTCCGGTGAGTAGCTTGGGGAATCGCTATTTTATCGTGCGCACTCAGGGAAATTCCATCAGCGAGCAATCTTCCATTGTGGCTGTTGAAGATAGTACCACTATCACAATCAATCGATTTAATGCAAGCGGTGGATTTTTAACATCAACAATGAGTATCCTGCCAACTGCCGGAAATTTTTTAACAATCTCGAATGGGGATGGAGCAACTCCATTTTCTGTGGCCGAAATTGTAAGTGATAAAAAACTGGCCGTATTTACCGGTTCAGCGCAATCCTGTGAGGTAGATATATCTACCAGCTTCCCGGTATCTTCTCCTTGCAACGGATCCAACTTTGTAGAAACCTCTCAATTCAAAGCCTACAGAGGAAATGACCTGCCTTATTTTTGTTATATCCTGCTTGAAGATGCGAATGCCCAGGTAAATTTTAATGGTGCGGATTTAGAAACGATTGTTTCAATACGCAAACAAATTGGAAGTACCAACTGGTATATGATCAATTTCAATAGCAACCAGGTTGGCAATCCTAAAACTATTTCAATTTCCAGTTCGGTAAAATTATACGTTGCCATTATACAAATTGGTGGAGGATTTTCAATGTCAGCTACATTTTCAAATCTGATTGAGCAACCAGCTTTGCCAAATGTGTTGTACATCAAGCAAGGCGAATGTCCAACAGGTTCGGCTTTGCTTACAGCTGGTAGCAAAGGAACACAGTATCAATGGTACCTGGATGGAAAAGTTATATCTGGTGCCAACGATAGTTTCTTTTTAGCAACTCAAGCCGGCGTTTATCATATAAGCGAACTTTTACCATGTGGTGAATTTCAGGAGTCTGCTCCGGTGTCTGTTGTATTTGACAGCATTCCCAGTGGACGGTTGTCTGTTGAAGCATGTGGCTTCTTTTCATGGAATGATTCTACTTATACAGAGAGTGGAACGTATTCGATCCTAACACAAAATGCCAGTGGATGTGATAGTTTAGCAAAACTTGATTTACGGATCCATAAAACCTCACAAACACCATTGTTTGAAGTTTCGTGCGAGCAATTTACCTGGCAAGCGCGGAATGAAACCTATGATAAAAAGCGGAATCTATCGCGATACCCTGGTCAATCAATTTGGATGTGA
- a CDS encoding gliding motility-associated C-terminal domain-containing protein — protein MIKSGIYRDTLVNQFGCDSILILNLSILKSNLETFKVEACKSYYWPVSKLYYNLSGIYRDTLVNSLGCDSILELQLKISEPSFQNISIRSCKSYNWPVNGKQYDQSGTYSDTLLTVNGCDSILLLELEILSENRIEETIKSCDTYRWPSNDRLYAKSGTYTELFKNTNGCDSLRILHLNILERSSDTLRVGQCNYYKWPLNGRDLYKSGRYWDTLQNHLGCDSIVLLDLAIYPDYQRRDTQRQCGSYYWIPAKKNYNASGDYKLALQSKHGCDSLIHLHLTVDPHIHITDTVSALGRYFWPVTNRIYDQAGIYESRYQTVNGCDSLYVLILQIRKRGDVFIPNVFTPNGDGVNDRFTVFSTPEIKEIQRLRLYDRWGQLLYELKNFPPNDVSYGWDGNFRNQKSNPAVFVCTVEWIDSEGELHILSGDVTLIR, from the coding sequence ATGATAAAAAGCGGAATCTATCGCGATACCCTGGTCAATCAATTTGGATGTGATAGTATCCTCATCTTGAATTTAAGTATCCTTAAATCCAACTTGGAGACGTTTAAAGTAGAAGCCTGTAAATCCTATTACTGGCCCGTTTCTAAACTTTATTACAATCTTAGTGGTATTTACCGCGATACTTTAGTCAATAGTCTTGGTTGTGATTCGATTCTGGAATTGCAATTGAAAATATCGGAGCCATCTTTTCAAAATATTTCTATCCGTTCATGCAAGAGCTATAATTGGCCGGTAAATGGGAAGCAGTACGACCAAAGTGGAACTTATTCAGATACGCTTTTGACAGTCAATGGTTGTGATTCCATTTTGCTGCTCGAACTGGAGATCCTCAGCGAAAATAGAATTGAAGAAACTATTAAGTCATGTGATACGTATCGATGGCCTTCTAACGATCGTTTGTATGCTAAAAGCGGTACTTATACTGAATTGTTTAAAAATACAAATGGTTGTGATTCTTTGCGCATCCTGCATTTAAATATTTTGGAAAGGAGCAGTGATACATTGCGAGTTGGTCAATGTAATTATTATAAGTGGCCATTGAATGGTCGTGATTTATATAAAAGCGGACGCTATTGGGATACGCTTCAAAATCATTTGGGTTGCGATTCTATTGTCTTGTTAGATCTTGCAATTTATCCGGATTATCAAAGAAGAGATACGCAAAGGCAGTGCGGATCCTATTATTGGATTCCTGCAAAGAAAAACTATAACGCTAGTGGAGATTATAAGCTTGCATTGCAATCAAAACATGGATGTGACTCTTTGATTCATTTACATTTAACAGTAGATCCTCATATTCATATAACAGATACCGTCAGTGCATTGGGTCGATATTTTTGGCCAGTAACAAATAGAATTTATGATCAGGCAGGAATTTATGAATCCCGGTATCAAACTGTGAATGGCTGCGATTCATTGTATGTATTAATTCTTCAAATCAGGAAAAGAGGGGATGTATTTATACCCAATGTATTTACTCCAAATGGGGATGGAGTCAATGATCGATTCACAGTATTTTCGACTCCTGAGATAAAAGAAATTCAGAGACTCCGACTATACGATCGTTGGGGCCAATTGCTCTATGAGTTAAAGAATTTTCCACCAAATGATGTATCGTATGGATGGGATGGAAATTTCAGAAATCAAAAATCAAATCCTGCTGTTTTTGTTTGCACCGTGGAATGGATAGATTCAGAAGGGGAGTTGCATATTCTTTCCGGGGATGTTACTTTGATTCGATAG
- a CDS encoding NAD(P)-binding domain-containing protein has protein sequence MKIGILGSGSVGQVLAAAFKSENHEVVLATRNPSKDGLTTWKDANPGIPVCSYADAGMQSDLLVLAVKGSSAMEVLNLAGRDSLKNKIVIDACNPIIHADNGFPVHDHGVIRYFTNANDSLMEQLQNSFPDTKFVKAFNSVGNSFMYKPNFSQGVPTMFICGNDSSAKEKVASILTSFGWESEDMGGVEAARPIEALCQLWCAPGFIRNQWTHAFKLFKL, from the coding sequence ATGAAAATAGGAATTTTAGGAAGTGGAAGTGTTGGACAGGTTTTGGCTGCTGCCTTTAAGAGTGAAAATCATGAAGTCGTTTTAGCAACTCGAAATCCTTCAAAGGACGGTTTGACGACATGGAAGGATGCCAATCCAGGAATACCCGTTTGCTCGTATGCTGATGCAGGTATGCAAAGTGATTTGTTGGTTTTGGCTGTAAAGGGAAGCAGTGCAATGGAAGTTTTAAATCTAGCAGGAAGAGATTCACTGAAGAACAAAATTGTCATAGATGCCTGTAATCCAATCATACATGCTGACAATGGTTTTCCAGTGCATGACCACGGAGTCATTCGTTATTTTACAAATGCAAATGATTCATTGATGGAACAACTTCAAAATAGTTTTCCAGATACCAAATTTGTCAAAGCATTTAACAGCGTAGGCAATAGCTTTATGTATAAACCTAATTTCTCACAAGGAGTACCAACCATGTTTATCTGTGGCAATGATTCCAGCGCAAAAGAAAAAGTGGCCAGTATCCTGACGAGTTTCGGCTGGGAATCAGAAGACATGGGTGGGGTAGAGGCAGCGCGTCCAATAGAAGCCCTTTGCCAACTATGGTGTGCACCCGGGTTTATCAGGAATCAGTGGACACATGCATTCAAATTGTTTAAATTGTAG
- a CDS encoding NAD(P)/FAD-dependent oxidoreductase, with protein MSHKKELVIIGGGAAGFMAAIHCAQNNSGIAISILEQGKEVLSKVRISGGGRCNVTHACFDVHELVNYYPRGSKELISPFYKFNCQHTIDFFESRGVKLKTEADGRMFPVSDDSLSILECLKREALKLNIKIILHAKVLKIQKPDKFIISFNDLQLDADYLMIASGSNKTIWNEISKLNHQIIEPVPSLFTFNSKHTLFRNLSGISLNNTLIKIKDTEFEAQGITLITHLGLSGPCILKLSAFAARHLAQQNYNFTISINWINQTKQEILSELNSIKLLQAKKSIANYSPFKLPNRFWNNVLIELNLNTEKQWAQLNKLEIQSMVDLLAVCEIPIFSKNTNKDEFVTAGGISLAEIDFKTMQSKIVPGLYIVGEALNIDALTGGFNFQAAWTTGFIAGTAIAKSASN; from the coding sequence TTGAGCCATAAAAAAGAATTAGTGATAATTGGAGGAGGAGCAGCCGGATTTATGGCTGCCATCCACTGCGCGCAAAACAATTCAGGTATTGCAATAAGTATTTTGGAACAAGGTAAAGAAGTCCTGAGCAAGGTCAGGATTTCAGGTGGAGGGCGGTGTAATGTGACCCATGCATGCTTTGATGTTCACGAATTGGTAAACTATTATCCTCGGGGTTCAAAGGAACTCATTTCTCCTTTTTATAAGTTTAATTGCCAACATACCATAGACTTTTTTGAAAGCCGGGGCGTTAAACTCAAGACTGAAGCAGATGGAAGAATGTTTCCGGTATCTGATGATTCATTAAGCATACTAGAATGTTTAAAAAGAGAAGCATTGAAATTGAATATAAAAATTATCCTTCATGCCAAAGTTTTAAAAATTCAAAAACCAGATAAATTTATTATATCCTTTAATGATCTACAGCTAGATGCAGACTACTTAATGATTGCCAGTGGAAGCAATAAAACAATATGGAATGAAATAAGTAAGCTGAATCATCAAATTATTGAACCTGTTCCTAGTTTATTCACTTTTAATTCAAAACATACCCTTTTTCGAAATTTATCGGGTATTTCATTAAATAACACATTGATAAAAATTAAAGACACCGAATTTGAGGCACAGGGTATCACCTTGATTACCCATCTTGGATTAAGCGGTCCGTGTATTTTAAAGCTATCCGCCTTTGCTGCCCGACATCTTGCTCAGCAAAATTACAATTTTACAATTAGTATCAATTGGATAAATCAAACCAAGCAGGAAATACTAAGTGAATTAAATTCAATTAAACTATTACAAGCTAAAAAATCAATCGCAAATTATTCTCCTTTCAAACTGCCCAATCGTTTTTGGAATAATGTATTAATTGAATTAAATTTAAATACTGAAAAGCAATGGGCCCAATTAAATAAACTGGAAATTCAATCCATGGTCGATCTCCTAGCAGTATGTGAAATTCCTATTTTTAGTAAGAATACCAACAAAGATGAATTTGTAACAGCCGGAGGGATTTCACTCGCGGAAATTGATTTTAAAACCATGCAAAGTAAAATAGTACCAGGTCTGTATATCGTTGGAGAAGCATTAAATATTGATGCATTAACGGGCGGCTTTAACTTCCAGGCAGCATGGACAACAGGATTTATTGCGGGAACAGCCATCGCAAAATCAGCGTCCAATTAA